Proteins encoded together in one Thermophilibacter immobilis window:
- a CDS encoding HAD family hydrolase — MALTGIDVTSCELVIFDFDGTLANTMDGITRVAREALLDHGLGEGDLGDLRRLVGPPFPQAFSMVYGLSASEAVEVTAAYRRIYATLGIDGWPAFEGVPELLRELRRAGKRCAVASSKRAPLVTQAVADNDLDGLFDLVLGKLSDEESTKAATIAQVLDELGADASDAVMVGDRRFDVEAASACEVPCVGAHYGRTCPLSELVDAGACSIAETVGELGRILLG, encoded by the coding sequence ATGGCGCTGACGGGCATCGACGTCACGAGCTGTGAGCTCGTGATTTTTGACTTTGACGGTACGCTGGCAAACACGATGGACGGCATCACGAGGGTGGCGCGCGAGGCCCTTCTTGATCACGGCCTGGGCGAGGGCGACCTCGGCGACCTGCGCCGCCTCGTCGGGCCGCCGTTTCCCCAGGCCTTCTCGATGGTCTACGGACTCTCTGCCTCCGAAGCCGTCGAGGTCACTGCCGCGTATCGTCGCATCTACGCCACCCTGGGAATCGACGGGTGGCCCGCGTTCGAGGGCGTACCGGAGCTCCTGCGCGAGCTGCGCCGGGCGGGCAAGCGCTGCGCGGTGGCCTCGTCCAAGCGGGCGCCCCTCGTGACCCAGGCCGTCGCCGACAACGACCTCGACGGCCTCTTTGACCTGGTTCTCGGCAAGCTCAGCGACGAGGAGTCCACCAAGGCCGCCACGATCGCCCAGGTGCTCGACGAGCTGGGCGCGGACGCCTCCGACGCCGTCATGGTGGGGGACCGGCGCTTTGACGTGGAGGCCGCCTCCGCCTGCGAGGTGCCCTGCGTGGGAGCCCACTACGGGCGGACCTGCCCGCTCAGCGAGCTCGTGGACGCCGGGGCCTGCTCCATCGCCGAGACTGTCGGCGAGCTCGGCCGGATCCTTCTGGGTTAG
- a CDS encoding DUF1015 domain-containing protein: MHAEPITCYRPRPEVAAAFASLPYDVFDRAEARSYVDAHPGSFLAIDRPETSFAPDHDPYASDVYERARELLEARMADGTLLRDEVPCYYLYRLRQDGREQTGIVCACALDDYADGTIRRHELTRRDKEDDRVRHIEATGCQTGPIFLAYRDSPACEALVEAEKSAEPLYDFTDELGVQQSVWRVALPTAVNSLDALLGHVERTYIADGHHRAASAARVCQELREARSAGTQDASAREPYDSLLCVLFPASQLRVLPYNRVVADVAGLSEPELVGALERTGLTVGSRRDAPVTPERRGVFGMYAFGAWRELSLAGSLPAGPVEALDVSILQDRVLGPVLDIDDPRGDPRVDFVGGAAGPAELERRAGEGGVAFSLFATSVEELMEVADAGRLMPPKSTWFEPKLRSGLFIRRIMESDPRG; this comes from the coding sequence ATGCACGCAGAGCCCATCACCTGCTACCGCCCGCGCCCTGAGGTAGCAGCTGCCTTCGCGTCCCTGCCCTACGACGTGTTCGACCGCGCGGAGGCGCGGAGCTACGTGGACGCGCACCCGGGCTCGTTTCTTGCCATCGACCGCCCTGAGACCTCCTTTGCCCCCGATCACGACCCGTATGCGAGCGACGTCTACGAGCGGGCGCGCGAGCTCCTGGAGGCGCGCATGGCCGACGGGACGCTCCTGCGCGACGAGGTCCCCTGCTACTACCTCTATCGTCTCAGGCAGGACGGGCGCGAGCAGACCGGCATCGTCTGCGCGTGCGCGCTCGACGACTACGCCGACGGCACCATCCGCAGGCACGAGCTGACCCGGCGCGACAAGGAGGACGACCGCGTGCGGCACATCGAGGCCACCGGCTGCCAGACCGGCCCGATCTTTCTCGCCTATCGCGACAGCCCCGCGTGCGAGGCCCTCGTCGAGGCCGAGAAGTCCGCCGAGCCGCTCTACGACTTCACGGACGAGCTCGGCGTCCAGCAGAGCGTCTGGCGCGTGGCGCTTCCCACTGCGGTGAACTCGCTGGACGCTCTGCTCGGGCACGTCGAGCGCACCTACATCGCCGACGGACACCACCGCGCCGCCTCGGCCGCCCGCGTCTGCCAGGAGCTGCGCGAGGCCCGGAGCGCGGGCACGCAGGACGCGAGCGCTCGTGAGCCCTACGACTCCCTCCTGTGCGTACTGTTTCCCGCCAGCCAGCTCAGGGTCCTGCCCTACAACCGCGTCGTCGCAGACGTGGCGGGACTCAGCGAGCCCGAGCTCGTAGGGGCCCTCGAGCGCACCGGGCTCACGGTGGGGAGCCGTCGGGACGCGCCGGTCACGCCCGAGCGCCGCGGCGTCTTTGGCATGTACGCCTTTGGCGCCTGGCGCGAGCTCTCCCTTGCGGGGAGCCTCCCCGCGGGCCCGGTGGAGGCGCTCGACGTCTCAATCTTGCAGGACCGCGTGCTGGGCCCCGTGCTCGACATCGACGACCCCCGGGGCGACCCGCGCGTCGACTTCGTGGGCGGGGCGGCCGGACCCGCCGAGCTCGAGCGGCGCGCCGGAGAGGGCGGTGTGGCCTTCTCGCTGTTCGCCACCTCGGTCGAGGAGCTCATGGAGGTGGCCGACGCCGGGAGGCTCATGCCCCCCAAGTCAACGTGGTTCGAGCCCAAGCTCAGAAGCGGCCTGTTCATCCGGCGCATCATGGAGAGCGACCCGCGCGGCTAG
- a CDS encoding tetratricopeptide repeat protein, translating to MAERDNETRGRLGRLFAALAGDDGPSDAHEGSDDSPDAGTHSSDGSSLDVEELSQKLLSSSDPVPLLVALMHDVRVRAEGAGTPGHEGMRAPGALELRLAERLEEAGLDSDDVKLPSLHVVRPRTSGLFYLRVDEESLAWLAKLEVLRVEAALNAALLTGRLLPDANRASASGLVRAEQRICRSIVSQAERVAAHLDEPAHGEWAVRHALAYGIEAFQLPYRLTASFRVNVVAGAAAFEVDLVPPRAWTSVAFVGGLGVVPATSEMRRAAATDYNLRLAVLLAGYAFAVAPELDQVWVAGVVDTAADHACYYSVRLTRTGLVGVDLTGALDPLALLRASGAVLEGDERGLSAVRQGFSLEDELFCPARRHDPVELSDAVLDASAARALGCARVSGLSIDEGQRRRHVASELSRGLTDSTEDNVRLLLSAAGEGALDDVAQAARRCVAKLIDGTLADDPIAVEEEFVDGDPLSRAAAKAHDLLVSRDFAGAQKVAEEGLAQAENDACSPAGASERLERAFGTYADRALYNRLVGPGEPPCALASSPSLDAHAIASAAELAQGLVEEALAHARHVAEVAPLSAQASLHLSHCLEAAGDVEGSERELCRLLALAHDPESIGLGYLRVAQLEWQQGHVLAAQACYQRALRYLPAPTITVGLAFVTFVGQASGSGEAQLPDDQADAVLEAAGIPLAPTREVSDAFLEAARAAVDSELFGVARDLMQTLCTMSRDDVYFGMLRSIEDAPDR from the coding sequence ATGGCAGAGCGGGACAACGAGACGCGCGGCAGGCTCGGCAGGCTCTTCGCGGCGCTCGCCGGAGATGACGGGCCGTCCGACGCGCACGAGGGTTCGGACGACTCCCCAGACGCCGGCACGCACTCGTCTGACGGCTCCTCCTTGGACGTCGAGGAGCTCTCCCAGAAGCTGCTCTCGTCCTCCGACCCCGTTCCCCTGCTCGTCGCCCTCATGCACGACGTGCGCGTGCGGGCCGAGGGCGCGGGGACGCCGGGGCACGAGGGCATGCGCGCGCCGGGCGCGCTCGAGCTGCGCCTGGCGGAGCGCCTCGAGGAGGCGGGGCTGGACTCGGATGACGTGAAGCTCCCGTCTCTGCACGTGGTGAGGCCGCGCACCTCCGGCCTTTTCTACCTGCGCGTGGACGAGGAGTCGCTTGCCTGGCTCGCCAAGCTCGAGGTGCTGCGCGTGGAGGCCGCCCTCAACGCGGCGCTGCTCACGGGGCGTCTTCTGCCGGACGCCAACCGGGCCTCCGCGTCTGGGCTCGTCCGGGCCGAGCAGCGCATCTGTCGCTCGATCGTCTCCCAGGCCGAGCGCGTGGCAGCTCACCTGGACGAGCCCGCGCATGGCGAGTGGGCCGTGCGCCATGCGCTCGCCTATGGCATCGAGGCCTTCCAGCTCCCCTACCGCCTGACCGCGAGCTTCAGGGTCAACGTCGTCGCGGGGGCCGCCGCCTTCGAGGTCGACCTCGTCCCCCCGCGGGCGTGGACCTCGGTTGCCTTCGTGGGCGGTCTCGGGGTCGTCCCCGCGACGTCCGAGATGCGGCGCGCCGCTGCGACCGACTACAACCTCAGGCTCGCGGTCCTTCTCGCCGGCTACGCGTTCGCCGTGGCCCCCGAGCTCGACCAGGTGTGGGTGGCCGGGGTCGTGGACACGGCGGCCGACCATGCCTGCTACTACTCCGTGCGCCTCACGCGCACGGGTCTCGTGGGCGTCGACCTCACCGGGGCGCTCGACCCGCTCGCCCTGCTGCGGGCCTCGGGGGCCGTACTTGAAGGCGACGAGCGGGGGCTGTCCGCCGTGCGCCAGGGCTTCTCGCTCGAGGACGAGCTCTTCTGCCCCGCCCGACGCCACGACCCCGTGGAACTCTCCGACGCCGTCCTGGACGCGAGCGCCGCACGAGCCCTGGGCTGCGCGCGCGTGAGCGGCCTCTCCATAGACGAGGGCCAGCGTCGGCGACACGTGGCCTCCGAGCTCTCCCGCGGTCTCACCGACTCCACCGAGGACAACGTCCGCCTGCTTCTCTCCGCCGCTGGCGAGGGGGCGCTCGACGACGTCGCCCAGGCTGCCCGGCGCTGCGTCGCAAAGCTCATAGACGGGACCCTCGCCGACGACCCGATCGCCGTGGAGGAGGAGTTCGTGGACGGGGACCCGCTCTCTCGCGCGGCGGCGAAGGCGCACGACCTCCTGGTTTCCCGCGACTTCGCCGGGGCCCAGAAGGTCGCGGAGGAGGGACTCGCACAGGCCGAGAATGACGCCTGCTCCCCTGCGGGCGCGAGCGAGCGGCTTGAGCGCGCCTTTGGAACCTATGCGGACCGCGCCCTGTACAATCGCCTCGTCGGCCCGGGAGAGCCCCCGTGCGCGCTCGCGTCCAGTCCCTCCCTCGACGCGCACGCCATAGCGTCGGCCGCCGAGCTCGCACAGGGGCTCGTAGAGGAGGCGCTCGCCCACGCGCGTCACGTGGCCGAGGTCGCGCCGCTCTCCGCCCAGGCGAGCCTGCACCTGTCCCACTGCCTCGAGGCCGCTGGCGACGTCGAGGGCAGCGAGCGCGAGCTCTGCCGCCTGCTCGCGCTCGCGCACGACCCGGAGTCGATCGGCCTGGGCTACCTGCGCGTGGCGCAGCTCGAGTGGCAGCAGGGGCACGTGCTCGCGGCCCAGGCGTGCTACCAGCGCGCCCTGCGCTACCTCCCCGCGCCCACCATCACGGTGGGCCTCGCCTTCGTGACCTTCGTGGGGCAGGCGAGCGGGTCCGGGGAGGCGCAGCTGCCCGACGACCAGGCTGATGCCGTCCTCGAGGCGGCCGGGATCCCGCTCGCCCCCACCCGCGAGGTCTCCGACGCGTTTCTCGAGGCGGCGCGAGCCGCCGTGGACAGCGAGCTGTTCGGCGTGGCGCGCGACCTCATGCAGACGCTCTGCACGATGTCTCGCGACGACGTCTACTTTGGCATGCTCCGCTCGATTGAGGACGCGCCCGACCGCTAG
- a CDS encoding IS1249 family transposase, whose protein sequence is MGKVRCPYCGGKTKRSGRTTAGRQRWRCLACGATFVHGIDASAKTLDGFLTWLLSGERQSDLPGGGRTFRRRTSRFWDIWPLPPLVDEVFDVVYVDGIWVARDVVVLIACTDEHVLGWYVARSENSRAWSALLARIAPPGVVVGDGGSGFAKAARRMWPTTRVQRCTFHAFCQVRRYTTSRPKLRAGVEPYDLACRLPHVASSEQAAAWMVSYASWCSRWGAFLAERTRDERGHLAYTHERLVRARGSLTTLVRQGTLFTYVDPGLTGVLGPLPATNNRIEGGVNAQLRRMLRDHRGLSTTRRIKAVYWWCYLHTECPLPAAQILKVMPTDDQIARAYRNITYGQRSEEPMEWGDGLVWQDLHQSVPWRSDWD, encoded by the coding sequence ATGGGCAAGGTGAGGTGCCCCTACTGCGGGGGCAAGACCAAGAGGAGTGGCAGGACGACCGCAGGGAGGCAGCGCTGGAGATGCCTCGCCTGCGGGGCAACGTTCGTCCATGGGATAGATGCTTCCGCGAAGACGTTGGACGGGTTCCTGACATGGCTGCTCTCCGGTGAGAGACAGTCCGACCTGCCGGGTGGCGGGAGGACCTTCAGGAGGAGGACCTCCAGGTTCTGGGACATATGGCCCCTGCCTCCCCTCGTGGACGAGGTCTTCGATGTCGTCTACGTCGACGGGATATGGGTCGCTCGCGACGTCGTCGTGCTCATAGCCTGCACGGACGAGCATGTCCTCGGGTGGTACGTGGCAAGAAGCGAGAACTCGCGTGCCTGGTCGGCCCTGCTGGCCCGCATCGCCCCTCCCGGCGTGGTGGTGGGTGACGGCGGCTCGGGGTTCGCCAAGGCCGCCAGGCGCATGTGGCCCACCACGAGGGTCCAGCGTTGCACCTTCCATGCCTTCTGCCAGGTCAGAAGGTACACCACCTCACGTCCCAAGCTTAGGGCGGGCGTCGAGCCCTATGACCTCGCGTGCCGGCTGCCGCATGTTGCCAGCTCCGAGCAGGCGGCCGCCTGGATGGTCTCCTACGCGTCATGGTGCTCGCGCTGGGGTGCGTTCCTGGCCGAGCGCACCCGTGACGAGCGCGGACACCTGGCCTACACCCACGAGAGGCTCGTCAGGGCGAGAGGCTCGCTTACGACCCTCGTCAGGCAGGGGACGCTCTTCACCTACGTCGACCCTGGCCTCACGGGCGTGCTCGGGCCTCTGCCGGCCACGAACAACAGGATAGAGGGCGGCGTGAACGCCCAGCTGAGACGCATGCTGAGGGACCACAGGGGCCTCAGCACCACCAGGAGGATCAAGGCCGTCTACTGGTGGTGCTATCTGCACACGGAGTGCCCCCTGCCCGCTGCGCAGATCCTGAAGGTGATGCCCACGGATGACCAGATCGCCCGGGCATATCGCAACATCACCTACGGGCAGAGAAGCGAAGAACCGATGGAGTGGGGTGATGGCCTGGTCTGGCAGGATCTGCACCAGTCGGTCCCCTGGCGTTCGGACTGGGACTAG
- a CDS encoding RsmB/NOP family class I SAM-dependent RNA methyltransferase: MARAVRARTCALGLLGERRRRDARARDLLRGSEALAGLPERDRALAFRLVMGCVAATGELDRVVDARLARTAHLEPRVRDALCLAAFELLYLSTPDEVCVSQGVELVRGVAPRAAGLANAVLRRIAEKDAPALAAARGRVEAGTFAAADLARVGALPEWLCERALASLGPRAAAAWASAALEPSAATVAANRALVSTDEAERLLADAGCGPVAGPLPGSFSLGAPAQLAGSGLVERGLVLPCDLSAQQVALAAAPAPGSRVLEVGQGRGTKTVLLEGAACATGVPCEVVAVEADARKSERAARRMKDAGVADHVRCVAADARALDASLGSFDLVFVDAPCTGTGTLARHPEIAWSLEAAAVHELAGLQLQILSAVASRVDEGGALVYATCSILAEEDERVAEEFLASDAGCGFELVSQERTSWPGSDVHFHAHLRRRL; encoded by the coding sequence GTGGCGCGCGCCGTGCGGGCGCGGACCTGCGCGCTCGGCCTTCTGGGGGAGCGCCGTCGCAGGGACGCGCGCGCCCGCGACCTCCTGCGCGGCTCAGAGGCGCTGGCGGGGCTTCCCGAGCGCGACCGTGCGCTGGCCTTCAGGCTCGTCATGGGCTGCGTGGCCGCCACCGGGGAGCTCGACCGCGTGGTCGACGCGCGTCTCGCGCGCACGGCGCACCTGGAGCCGCGCGTGCGCGATGCTCTCTGCCTGGCCGCCTTTGAGCTGCTCTATCTCTCCACGCCTGACGAGGTCTGCGTGAGCCAGGGCGTGGAGCTCGTGCGCGGCGTGGCCCCGCGTGCCGCGGGGCTGGCCAACGCCGTCCTGCGCCGCATTGCCGAGAAGGACGCGCCCGCACTGGCCGCCGCGCGCGGGCGCGTGGAGGCCGGGACATTCGCCGCGGCCGACCTGGCCCGGGTCGGGGCGCTGCCGGAGTGGCTCTGCGAGCGCGCGCTCGCCTCGCTCGGGCCACGGGCCGCGGCCGCCTGGGCGTCTGCGGCGCTCGAGCCGTCTGCGGCCACGGTGGCTGCCAACCGCGCGCTCGTCTCAACTGACGAGGCCGAGCGTCTGCTGGCCGATGCTGGCTGCGGACCGGTCGCGGGACCGCTGCCGGGGTCCTTCTCGCTGGGTGCCCCCGCGCAGCTCGCGGGGTCGGGCCTGGTCGAGCGCGGCCTCGTGCTGCCGTGCGACCTGTCTGCGCAACAAGTCGCCCTTGCGGCCGCGCCCGCGCCCGGTTCGCGCGTGCTCGAGGTGGGGCAGGGTCGCGGGACCAAGACCGTGCTGCTCGAGGGAGCGGCGTGCGCGACCGGGGTTCCGTGCGAGGTCGTGGCCGTGGAGGCCGACGCTCGCAAGTCCGAGCGCGCGGCGAGGCGCATGAAGGATGCCGGCGTGGCCGACCACGTCCGGTGCGTCGCGGCTGACGCTCGGGCACTCGATGCCTCTCTCGGCAGCTTCGACCTGGTATTCGTTGACGCACCATGCACAGGGACGGGCACGCTCGCGCGCCACCCCGAGATTGCGTGGTCCCTCGAGGCCGCCGCCGTCCACGAGCTCGCCGGCCTCCAGCTCCAGATCCTGAGCGCCGTTGCGTCGCGCGTAGACGAAGGTGGGGCGCTCGTCTATGCGACCTGCTCGATCCTGGCCGAGGAGGACGAGCGCGTGGCTGAGGAGTTTCTCGCCAGCGACGCCGGCTGCGGCTTCGAGCTCGTCTCGCAGGAGCGCACCTCCTGGCCCGGCTCGGATGTCCACTTCCACGCCCACCTGCGCCGCCGCTTATAG
- the fmt gene encoding methionyl-tRNA formyltransferase → MRIVFMGTPKFSVPSLEALAARHDVALVVTRPDAVRGRGRALEPSAVKARALELGLDVLEASRMDERALAAVRAAEPDVICVVAFGCILPDELLSVAPLGAVNVHASLLPRWRGAAPIQRAILAGDERAGVSIMRVAHDLDAGAWCAQASVEVGEKDAGELTVELSGLGASELVGALDTLADGTAVWHEQDASRVTLAPKLTKAEMLLSPEDSAVACARRVRASGDTAPARLALSGRGLRVLEARAADEFVEAGAVTAAHGRVLLGCAEGTLELLRVRPDGKGDRDASSWAAGLRGELSWERV, encoded by the coding sequence ATGCGCATCGTCTTCATGGGGACGCCGAAGTTCTCCGTCCCGTCGCTCGAGGCCCTCGCCGCGCGCCATGACGTAGCTCTCGTGGTCACGCGTCCGGATGCCGTGCGCGGGCGCGGGCGCGCGCTCGAGCCGTCCGCCGTGAAGGCGCGCGCGCTCGAGCTGGGCCTTGACGTGCTCGAGGCCAGCCGCATGGACGAGCGTGCCCTCGCGGCCGTGCGCGCGGCGGAGCCGGACGTCATCTGCGTCGTGGCCTTTGGCTGCATCCTGCCCGACGAGCTCCTCTCGGTCGCGCCCCTGGGCGCCGTGAACGTGCACGCGTCGCTCCTGCCGCGCTGGCGCGGGGCTGCCCCCATCCAGCGCGCCATCCTGGCGGGAGACGAGCGCGCGGGCGTCTCGATCATGCGCGTGGCCCACGACCTGGACGCCGGTGCATGGTGCGCCCAGGCCTCGGTCGAGGTGGGCGAGAAGGACGCTGGCGAGCTTACGGTCGAGCTGTCTGGCCTGGGCGCCTCCGAGCTCGTCGGCGCGCTCGACACCCTCGCGGACGGCACGGCCGTCTGGCACGAGCAGGACGCCTCCCGGGTGACGCTCGCCCCCAAGCTGACCAAGGCCGAGATGCTCCTGTCGCCCGAGGACTCGGCCGTGGCCTGCGCGCGGCGCGTGCGGGCCTCCGGGGACACGGCGCCGGCGCGCCTCGCGCTGTCCGGGCGCGGCCTGCGCGTGCTCGAGGCGCGCGCGGCCGACGAGTTCGTGGAGGCCGGCGCGGTGACGGCGGCGCACGGTCGCGTGCTTCTGGGGTGCGCCGAGGGGACCCTCGAGCTCCTGCGCGTGCGTCCCGACGGCAAGGGCGACCGGGACGCCTCCTCCTGGGCGGCCGGCCTGCGCGGTGAGCTCTCCTGGGAGCGCGTCTAG
- the def gene encoding peptide deformylase — MDDSRDVVLSPDPRLFTQCAPIEKIDDGVRDLADHMLRVMYASDGCGLAGPQIGAMSQIVVIDVDYVGRGSKKNPYVLINPQIVTADGPERETMEGCLSFPGISVPVSRPSHVVVRAKNLDGDLMQYEAEGNLLAVCLQHEIDHVHGKTMVDHLSPLKRAEAMRACEEAIEAGARPGETAVEE, encoded by the coding sequence ATGGACGATTCAAGAGACGTCGTGCTCTCGCCCGACCCGCGCCTCTTCACGCAGTGCGCCCCGATCGAGAAGATCGATGACGGCGTGCGCGATCTGGCCGACCACATGCTCAGGGTGATGTACGCCTCGGACGGCTGCGGCCTGGCCGGCCCGCAGATCGGAGCGATGAGCCAGATCGTGGTCATTGACGTTGACTACGTGGGCAGGGGCAGCAAGAAGAACCCCTACGTTCTTATCAATCCCCAGATCGTGACCGCCGACGGCCCCGAGCGCGAGACTATGGAGGGGTGCCTCTCCTTCCCGGGCATCAGCGTCCCGGTGAGCCGCCCGAGCCACGTGGTGGTGCGCGCCAAGAACCTCGACGGCGACCTCATGCAGTACGAGGCCGAGGGCAACCTCCTGGCCGTCTGCCTGCAGCACGAGATCGACCACGTCCACGGCAAGACCATGGTCGACCACCTGTCGCCGCTGAAGCGCGCCGAGGCCATGCGCGCCTGCGAGGAGGCCATCGAGGCGGGGGCCCGTCCCGGCGAGACCGCGGTCGAGGAGTAG
- the priA gene encoding replication restart helicase PriA — protein MRYASVALDIPTRALEGTFDYAAPAALGPALAVGATVLVPFSHRAAVGYVMAVSDEPPANVSAQQILPVAQVLAAPAFDDASARVASWMARAYACPLCDAVRPFLAPGQKVKVTRPSPDAPWELVSEKAGPRDARWASLTPEANDFTPTRAASRQRAVIAALAAGPQRVSELSATIPGAASAVGALAKRGVVAVATRRELRGIESTSLSSAAAPRPARLTDGQVEALAAIGRARAAAFGDVVLVDGVTGSGKTEVYLAAIERALADGQGALVLVPEISLTAQTVGRFRSRFGEEVAVLHSRLSVGERFDQWDLVRQGRAHVVVGARSALFAPLASPGLIIIDEEHEGSYKQDKSPRYHAREVAARMAAERGCALVLGSATPSLESLERCREGRFSGAAWTRVKMPERPGTAALPQVTVVDMAEQFRGGGRSIFSAPLVRALEGVVERREKAVLLLNRRGFANFLMCRECGCVPECPHCSTALTYHERTHALVCHTCARSWPVAAYPDPSTRCPNCGSRYLAAFGVGTQRVEDELGMLLPEGVEVIRMDADTTRSKGAHQRLLERFDAAECAVLVGTQMIAKGLDFPEVTLVGVINADTMLKLPDFRAAERTYDLLEQVAGRAGRGARAGEVVIQTYWATHPAMRAVATHDRATFLAPELAERAEAGYPPFARLANVVVWGRREAMVREVSAAFADAVRARTEGLAGWEVLGPADCVKARAKDQVRRHVMVKAPADADLGGVLRGCAASIRRPVGSNMAVDIDAYDLM, from the coding sequence ATGCGCTACGCGAGCGTCGCGCTCGACATACCCACGCGCGCGCTCGAGGGCACCTTCGACTACGCCGCGCCCGCCGCGCTCGGCCCCGCGCTCGCCGTGGGGGCCACGGTCCTCGTGCCCTTCTCGCACCGCGCGGCGGTGGGCTACGTCATGGCCGTCTCGGACGAGCCCCCCGCAAACGTCAGCGCCCAGCAGATCCTACCGGTGGCGCAGGTCCTGGCCGCGCCGGCCTTCGACGACGCCTCGGCGCGCGTCGCGAGCTGGATGGCGCGCGCCTACGCCTGCCCCTTGTGCGACGCGGTCCGCCCCTTCCTGGCTCCCGGCCAGAAGGTCAAGGTCACGCGCCCGTCCCCGGACGCCCCGTGGGAGCTCGTGAGCGAGAAGGCCGGGCCCCGCGACGCGCGCTGGGCGAGCCTCACGCCCGAGGCCAACGACTTCACGCCCACCCGCGCCGCGAGCCGCCAGCGCGCCGTGATCGCGGCGCTGGCCGCCGGCCCGCAGCGCGTCTCCGAGCTCTCGGCGACCATCCCCGGAGCCGCGAGCGCGGTCGGCGCCCTGGCCAAGAGGGGCGTCGTTGCCGTGGCCACCCGCCGCGAGCTGCGCGGGATCGAGTCCACGAGCCTCTCGTCGGCGGCTGCGCCCCGGCCCGCGCGCCTCACGGACGGGCAGGTCGAGGCCCTGGCCGCCATCGGGCGCGCTCGCGCGGCTGCGTTCGGCGACGTGGTCCTGGTCGACGGGGTCACGGGCTCGGGCAAGACCGAGGTCTACCTGGCCGCCATCGAGCGCGCGCTCGCGGACGGGCAGGGGGCGCTCGTCCTGGTGCCGGAGATCTCGCTCACGGCCCAGACGGTGGGGCGCTTTCGCAGCCGCTTCGGCGAGGAGGTGGCCGTGCTCCACTCCCGCCTTTCGGTGGGGGAGCGCTTCGACCAGTGGGACCTCGTGCGCCAGGGGCGCGCCCACGTGGTGGTGGGCGCCCGCTCCGCGCTCTTCGCGCCTCTCGCTAGCCCCGGCCTCATCATCATCGACGAGGAGCACGAGGGCTCCTACAAGCAGGACAAGTCCCCGCGCTACCACGCCCGCGAGGTGGCCGCGCGCATGGCGGCCGAGCGCGGGTGCGCCCTGGTCCTGGGCTCGGCCACCCCTTCGCTCGAAAGCCTGGAGCGCTGCCGGGAGGGGCGCTTCTCCGGCGCTGCTTGGACGCGCGTCAAGATGCCTGAGCGCCCGGGCACGGCCGCGCTGCCCCAGGTCACGGTCGTGGACATGGCCGAGCAGTTCCGCGGCGGCGGCCGCTCGATCTTCTCGGCCCCGCTCGTGCGCGCCCTGGAGGGCGTGGTCGAGCGTCGCGAGAAGGCCGTGCTCCTGCTCAACCGCCGCGGCTTCGCCAATTTCCTCATGTGCCGGGAGTGCGGCTGCGTGCCCGAGTGCCCGCACTGCTCGACCGCGCTGACCTACCACGAGCGCACCCACGCCCTCGTCTGCCACACCTGCGCGCGCAGCTGGCCGGTCGCGGCCTACCCCGACCCGTCCACGCGCTGCCCCAACTGCGGTAGCCGCTACCTCGCCGCCTTTGGCGTGGGCACGCAGCGCGTGGAGGACGAGCTGGGGATGCTCCTGCCCGAGGGCGTGGAGGTCATCCGCATGGACGCCGACACGACGCGCAGCAAGGGCGCCCACCAGCGGCTCCTCGAGCGCTTCGACGCCGCCGAGTGTGCGGTGCTCGTGGGCACGCAGATGATCGCCAAGGGGCTCGACTTCCCCGAGGTCACGCTCGTGGGCGTCATCAACGCGGACACCATGCTCAAGCTCCCGGACTTCCGCGCCGCCGAGCGGACCTACGACCTGCTCGAGCAGGTCGCGGGCCGGGCCGGGCGCGGCGCGCGCGCGGGCGAGGTGGTGATCCAGACGTACTGGGCCACCCACCCCGCCATGCGGGCGGTCGCCACCCACGACCGCGCGACGTTTCTGGCCCCCGAGCTTGCCGAGCGCGCCGAGGCGGGCTACCCGCCCTTCGCCCGCCTGGCCAACGTGGTCGTATGGGGCCGTCGCGAGGCCATGGTGCGCGAGGTCTCCGCGGCCTTCGCCGACGCCGTCCGCGCGCGCACGGAGGGGCTCGCGGGCTGGGAGGTGCTGGGCCCGGCCGACTGCGTGAAGGCGCGCGCGAAGGACCAGGTGCGCCGCCACGTGATGGTCAAGGCCCCCGCGGACGCGGACCTGGGCGGTGTGCTGCGCGGCTGCGCGGCATCGATCCGGCGTCCGGTGGGTAGTAACATGGCAGTGGACATTGACGCGTACGACCTGATGTGA